The genomic stretch GGTAATTTGTTGTATCGGAGTTCTAATTCGGTGCTTTTGTCTAATTCCAGGCACTTAATCGATTATTTTTTTCCTTCGGCGAATAGTGGGTGCAATTGTTAGAAACGCTCAATAATACCATTACTTTTACTATCGAGAAAACAATTTCTCACCTACTTATATCAACCCAAAACCAATATGGAAACCACAGTATTAAAGAAAATTTGGTTGTCGCCGCCCCACATGGGAGGAAACGAACAAACTTATGTACAGGAGGCCTTTGATTCTAATTGGATCGCACCACTAGGACCAAACGTTCAAAATTTTGAACTGGCAATAGAGCAGTTTGTTGGTAACGGTGTTCGCTCGGCTTGTTTGAGCTCGGGTACCGCTGCTATACATCTTGCACTTGAAATTTTGGGTGTAGGACGAGGGGATGAGGTTATTTGCCAAAGCTTCACTTTCGCCGCATCGGCAAATCCCATTACTTATTTAGGCGCTTCCCCGGTTTTTGTGGATAGCGAATCCGATACTTGGAACATATCCCCAAATCTTTTAAGGGAAGCAATATCGGACAGGATCGCCAAGGGAAGAAAACCAAAGGCAATAGTAGCGGTGCATTTATATGGAGTGCCCTATAAGGTGGATGAGATTCATGCAATAGCAAACAAATTTAACATACCAATTATTGAAGATAGCGCCGAGGCATTGGGAAGCACTTACAGGGGATTCAATTGTGGAAGCTTCGGAGATATAGGAATACTATCTTTTAACGGCAATAAGATCATAACCACCTCTGGGGGTGGCGCTCTGCTTTGTAAGGATGTGAAGACCAAAGAGAAAGCGGTATTTTTGGCCACTCAGGCTAGGGATAATGCACCTCATTATCAGCATTCCGAGATTGGTTACAATTATAGGATGAGCAATGTTTTGGCGGGCATTGGTCGCGGTCAAATGGAAGTGCTCCCAGAAAGGGTGGAGTCCAGAAGAAGAAATTTTGAGTTTTACAGGGAACATTTATCGGATATTTCCGGGATATCGTTTGTAAAGGAGCCAGAATGGAGCAGTTCCAATAGATGGCTTACATGTATTTTAACACCATCATACGAGTTTAGAGAACGTATAAGGCTTGCTCTCGAGAACGAAAACATCGAATCCAGGCCTTTGTGGAAACCCATGCACCTACAACCCATATTCGAAGACAGCTTATCCTATGTGAACGGAACAAGTGAAGATTTGTTCGAAAGAGGACTTTGTTTGCCAAGTGGTTCCAGTTTGGAGCACAATGACTTGGAAAGAATTTGTGGAATCATAAAAAAATTGCTCAAATGATCAAGGACTTCTTAAATGGTAAGGGAAAGCGTTATGCCTCAAAATGGACGGTACTTTTAATAGATATATCTATTGTTTCATTTTCGTTTATTTTGGCATACATCATAAGGTTTAACCTTAGCTTTAATTTTGATGTACAAAGGTTATCCATACAGCTGCCCATTATAATGGTCTTGTTCCTGCTCTCTTTTTTGATTGTAGGGAGCTACAAAGGGGTCGTAAGGCATACGGGAATCAAGGATGTTTATGCAATCTTCAATGCAGTTTGCTTGGCAAGTATTGGTGCCATAGCCGTGGTTATGCTCAACAGATATCTGGATTTTGTTGAAGGATTTACAATACCATTGTCCATTATCATTATCAATAGCTTGTTGACCTTTGTAGCGTTGGCAGCCTCAAGATATGTATTTAAAATATCTTACGAGAGTTTGATGAAAAGAGGTCAGGCCCCATCCAAAAATTTAATGATATATGGAGCGGGGGAATCAGGGATCATTACCTATAATACATTGACCAACCATTCAAAAATGGGTGTAAAGGTCGTTGGTTTTGTTGATAATAATCTACAGAAGGTCGGCAAGCAGATAAATGGAGTAAAAGTCTATGATAAGTCCATTCTTACCGAAGATTTTGTAAAGTTCAATAATATATCCGAGGTCATTTTTTCCATACAGAGCATTAGTCCAAAACAATTGAGGGTTTTGGTGAATGAGATTGTTGACCTTCCCGTAAAAGTAAAGATCGTACCTCCAGTAGAAGATTGGATCAACGGTGAGCTGAAAGTATCACAGATAAAGAGGGTACAGATAGAGGACTTGTTGGACCGCCCGCCAATTGAGATAAAGAACAGTAAAGTTGTAAAGGATTTTGATGACAAGGTCATAATGGTTACTGGTGGTGCGGGCTCCATTGGTAGTGAGCTGGTAAGGCAAATTTGCAAATACAATTATCGTTCTTTGATAGTGGTGGACCAAGCCGAATCTGCACTGTACGATCTGCAGCAAGAATTGAAACAAGCCGGATTCTTTAATTTTGTTCCGATTGTTGGGGATATTAGGGACAAGAATAAGATGCGGGTTCTTTTTGATCAGTACCGGCCCGACAGAATATTCCATGCAGCTGCGTATAAACATGTTCCACTAATGGAACAGAACCCTTACGAAGCAGTAAAGATCAATGTGGCGGGAACCAAGACCATTGTAGATCTTGCTTTTGAATATGAAGTGGAAAAATTTGTCTTTGTTTCCACGGACAAGGCGGTTAACCCGACCAATATAATGGGCGCCACCAAGCGTATTGCCGAAATGTATATAAGTTGTAGGCAACAAGAGGGGAAAACAAAGTTCATAACCACTAGGTTCGGTAATGTTCTTGGATCTAACGGTTCCGTAATCCCATTGTTCAGAAAGCAAATTGAAAAGGGGGGACCACTAACGGTTACCCACAAAGATATTACCAGGTATTTTATGACCATACCCGAAGCGTCCCAATTGGTTTTGGAAGCCGGGGCCATGGGCAAGGGAGGTGAGATTTTCATATTCGATATGGGCGAATCCGTAAAGATTATGGATCTTGCCAAGAATATGATACGCCTTTCCGGTCTTCATTATCCAGATGATATTGACATACAGATTACCGGACTGAGGCCTGGAGAAAAATTATATGAAGAACTTTTGGCCAATGGGGAAAATACCCTTCCAACCTACCATGATAAGATCATGATCAGTAAAGTAAGGGAAATCAACTACCCTAAAATTAGAACAATGATAGATGAGCTGTGCATATCGAATTTATTCTTTAAGGATAATGTGGTACAGTTAATGAAAAGTATTGTTCCGGAATATATTTCGAACAACTCGGATTTTTGTAAATTGGACGAAAATACATCAACCTTGAATGGCAAGGAGTCTACAAAAGTTCAATATCCTCAACTCAACAATTAATAAATGAACATTCTTATGCACCAAAAAATTAAGTTGGTATGTTACATTGTTATGGCATGCCTGGTTTTCTCCTGTACTTCTTCAAAAGACGTTGTTTATTTTCAAGATGCGAGCCAATTCGAAACATTGGTCGATGAAAATACATTCACCTCTAAATTTAAAGTGGACGATTTGGTAAGTATCCATGTTTCTACCTTAGACCCCGAGGCCAGCGCTCCCTTTAATCTATTTAGAGGTGCGGAAGAGGGTGTTGGCGGCTCCATGCGACCCGAACAGGTCAACTATCTGGTAGATGAAGATGGAGAAATTGATTTTCCTGTTATTGGTAAGGTAAAAATAGAGGGCTTGTCACCGGCTGAAACTAGAGAACTGTTAAGAGAACGTTTGAAGGATTATTTAAAAGATCCCATTATAAATATTAGAATCAGGAACTTTACGGTCACAGTTTTAGGTTCTGTAAACAGACCAGGCACTTATCCGATAAATGGTGAGCAAATCACCATTATGGAAGCTTTGGGGTATGCAGGGGATATCAACATTAAAGGTAGAAGGGATAATGTGATGGTAATCAGGGATTTTGATGGGACAAAGGTATACAATCGAATCAACCTCAATAAAAAAGAAGCTCTTAAATCACCGGTCTATTATCTAACACAGAATGATGTAGTGTACGTGGAGCCCAATAAATCCGGTAAAACTCAATCAAGTTTGGATCAGAGGGCATCAATAGCAGTGTCGATATTGTCAGTTCTAATTACCTCATCAGTCGTATTGCTCACTAGAAACTAGACTTAACATTATACTATTTTTCAAGATATCATGAACAATTCTGAATTGGATTTAAAAGAACTGATCAATTCCTATTTGAAACATTGGAAGTGGTTTGTTTTAAGTGTTATAATTTTTGGACTTTTGGCTTATACCTATTTAAGGTATACAATCCCCCAATATAGTGCTTCTGCGAAAATTCAGATTTTAGAGGATAAAAATGCAACGTCTGAATTAAGCATGCTGCAAGATTTAGATGTTTTTTCCAAGGGCGGAAATACCAAAATGGAGGATGAAATTGAATTGCTGAAAGCTAGACAGAACTTTATCCAAGTTGTGAAAAAGTTGAAATTGAATGTTCAGTATTTTGTACTTGGAAATATTAGGGATTCAGAAATATATGGAAAGGAGTTTCCTTTTAATATTAACTTCATTTCCCCGGATTCCGTGGTCAACAAATCAAAGCATTCCTTTTATGTTGATTTGGATTCGGATACTTCGTTTCAATATGGGGAAGAAGAAGATGAACCCTTTAAACAATATGACTTTGGAACCAAAATCCAAACTAAGATTGGAAATATCATCCTTTTGCCCAATGCCAATTCTTTGAACCAATATAAGGGGAAGAGGTTAAAGGTAGTTATTAATCCTATTCCGGAAGTCGTAGGTTCTTTTCGCGATAAAATAGTGATGGCGTCCGCAGAAAAGTCAAACATTATAAGCCTTTCTTTAACTGACCCTAACCAGAAAAGGGCCATTGATGTTATCAATGAACTTATTTTAACCAACAATGAGAATGCAGTGGCCGATAAAAAGGCAATTGCGGATAGAACAACCAAATTTATTAACGATAGGATTACCGAAATTTATAGTAATTTATCCACGGTCGACGAAAGCGCTGAATCTTTCAAAGAGAGTAGGGGAATAGCAGATTTAGGTTCGCAGTCAAATGTGAATTTTAATCAGAGTGCAGCTAGCGAGCAACAATTACAGGAAGCTAGTATACAATTGAATATTGCAAATTCCATGCAGGATTTGATCAATGACCAGAATGGTTACGATATAATCCCCACCAACGTAGGATTAAATGATGCAGGTATTTCCAACGCTGCTCAAAGGTACAATGAACTGGTTGCTCAACGAAACCGTCTTTTGGAAAGCTCAAATGAAAAGAACCCAGTGATTGTTAAGCTAGATCAACAATTGGAATCCTTAAGGAGAGGAATGCAATCAAGCTTGAATAATGTTACGAACAACCTTGATCTTCAGGTAAATAGTTTGAGCAAGCAACTGTCTCAAATCAACTCTAGAATATATGCAGCACCCAGTAACGAACGAGCTCTGAGGGATATATCAAGAAAGCAGCAAACCACTGAATCATTATATCTCTATTTATTACAAAAAAGGGAAGAATCCCAAATTACATTTGCGTCCGCCGCGCCTAAATCTAAAATTGTCGATGCGGCCTATGGTTCGGGCCTACCAATTTCACCTAATCGAAAAATTGTCTTTTTGTCGGCAATAATCATAGGTTTGTTGGTTCCTTTTTCTATAATTTACGTCAAAGATTCTTTAAATAATAAAATCCAAAACAAAGTAGGGCTGGAAAAGCTTATTTCAAGTTCCTCTTCTACGAGTGTTTTAGCAGAATTACCCGCCATTGGTAAAAAAGACAGTAAACTTATATCCGGAGACGATAGGTCTGTTCTAGGGGAATCGTTACGGATTCTAAGAACAAATTTGGATTACTTGTTAAAACGAAAGCCTACCTCTTCAGGTAGCGTAGTATTGATAACTTCAAGTGTTTCAGGTGAAGGTAAGACCTTCGTGTCTTCCAATTTATCCACTGTATTGGCAAGCACTAAGAAAAAAGTATTGCTGGTGGGTGCAGATATAAGAAATCCTAAGCTTCATGATTTCTATAAAAATTTGGATAAAGGGGGGAAGCAAATGAAGAGTCGTGACTATACAGGGCTTACAGAGTATCTATATAACGATGAGGTAAAGGTAGAAAATATTGTAACCCCAACAATTTTAGCGGAAAACAAGATTGATATTGTTTTTTCAGGTAAAATACCACCCAACCCTGCTGAGCTATTAATGAGCGATCGTCTTCAAGACTTTTTTGAATATGCCAGAAAAAATTATGACTACATTATAGTGGATTCCGCTCCAATGATTGCAGTTACGGATACATTGTTGATAAGTGATTATGCTGATCAAATCCTATACGTTACCAAAGCTGGATTTACTGAAAGGAAAGTTTTGGAGTATCCTGTAAAATTGGTTGAAGAAGAAAAAATCAAAAATATGTCGTTTATTGTAAACGGGGTAAAGGAATCCGAACTTGGCTACGGGGGCAAATACGGTTACGGCTACGGGAAAACCGTTAAACAATGGTGGAAGTTTGCCTAGAATAATCTAGTAAAAAGATTGAATGGTTCGTTCTATTACAGAGTAAAGTCTGTCCAAAAGTTTCTTAGTAACCTTGATTTCTTTTAACAATGAGAGCTGTCTAATGTTGTGAACATCAGAACCAACAAAATCAATAAGACCCTCATGCAGCATTTTTTCGGCAACTTTTTGAACTTCCCCACCATAGGATTTGGAGGTGAGGGATAGAAGATTGAGCTGAAACAGTATGCCTTTTGATTTCATGGACGCATACTTCCCGAACTTGTTATGAAAGTACACATACCTCTCCGGATGGGCCAATATGGGGAAGTATGCATGCTTGGCAATTTTATCAACCGCTGTATCAAAATTAAAGGAGGGTTGTAAGTACGACATCTCAATTAGCAAATAATCTTTTCCCAAAGGCATTGCTTGATTATCTTCCAAGATATTTTCGAAATTATCATCGATCATATGCTCGGCCGCGTAGTCCAGATTTACAGCTATTTCGTCATGTTTCCGTAAATCCATGGAAAGCCGGTCGTACGCTTTCTTAATTGTAATAGGGGTGTTGTCGTAATAATTGTGCATGATGTGCGGAGTACAGATAAAATTGGTTACCCCAAACTCGGAAAATCCTTTGATCAAGTTTAAAGAATCCTCATCGGTCTTTGCACCATCGTCGATACCAGGTAAAATATGATTATGAATGTCCACAAGGCCGTTCAAATAATCGACCAAGAAAATTTTCTTATGGAATATACTTATCATGCATAAAATTTGGACTCCAAAGATAAAGTATATAAAAGCTTAATCAATAGTTGGTAAATGAAATTAAAGATGGAAGTAGCCCCAAAGCAAAAAACCGACCTGAAAAAGGTCGGTTTGAAGATTCGCTACTTTAATATGTTTTAACTAAACTCATGGCTAAGATAAGACTTGGCCGCATGCACGGAGACTAATAAAAGATCAAAAAGACTAATGAAAGACTAATAGGGTTAACCATTGGGTAATTAGCTGATATATTTTTGTTTATTTAGCGGTATGCTGACCAAGAGAAACCTCTATGTTATTGTTTTTATCATCGCCGTAGTAGGTCTGTTGGTGGTGCAATACCAGTATCTACGGGTGGGGTTGGGTTTGGCAAAAGCCCAGTTTTCGGAGAAGATGGACAGGGCACGAGACAATATCAACAGTGAGTTGTCCGAGGTAAACTCTTTGACCTATACCTTGGGGAATGCAATCCGAAAGGACACCTCCGAAGTCAAGATCGGACTCGACAGTCTCCAAAAAGCATCCCAGTACTACCTTAACGATTATATCTCTTACCAGTTAAATGTTTCGGGGATAGACGCGCCTTTTTCCTACACGCTCTATTCCAGGGATTCCATTACATATTTGAGTTCTGTACGCCCGCACCTTAAAGCCCAAGAGCACCTTACATACCCCATAAAGGTCAAGGGGTACCTGCCGGAATTGCTGCAAAAGGAAATTGTTTTGGAAATCGGTTTTGAGGACCTGAACAAGTATTTTTTGGGACAATTGCGCGGACTTATCCTACCGGGACTTTTATTTCTGTTGATGATAATCGTAGTTGTAATCTGGGTGCTCCGGTCATTTTATTTACAGCGCAGCATCAACACCACCACCAATGATTTTATCAATAACCTGACCCATGAGCTCAAAACCCCTGTGTTTTCAATTGGATTGGCGAGCAAAATATTGGAAGAAGATGTTCCCGACAACAAAAAGGCCGTAGTGGAATTGATACGTACCGAATCGAACAGGCTCAAAAAGCATATTGATAAAGTGCTGGAACTGGCAAGTATGGAATCGGGGAAAAACATGTTGCAGTTTCAAGAGATGGATTTTAAACCGGAATTGGAGCGCATTTGCGAAAGCTTCCAACTATTGGCCGAACATGAAGGAATCCATTTTGAACCACAACTGGAAAATGGCCCATATTTTATCAAGGCCGAAAAATTCCATTTGGAAAATGTGGTGGGCAATCTGTTGGAAAACGCAAAAAAATATTCGGACAATCCCAAAGTTAGATTAAAGGCATACAAACAAAAAGGACGATTGTTTATCGAGATATCGGACAATGGCCAAGGAATAGCCAAAGAGGACATCGGCAAAATCTTCAGAAAATATTACAGGGTAAAAAATGGGGATGTCCATAAAGTGAAGGGATACGGCTTAGGACTGTATTACGTGCAAAAAATAATTAAGCTGCACCGGGGCAAAATTCAGGTGCAGAGCGAACTGGGACAGGGAACTACATTCACCTTGTCATTTAAATTGACCAAAAATGGATAAAAAACACAAATTGATATTGGTTGAGGACGACAATGCCCTTGGGTATTTGCTCTCCGAATATTTGGGAATGAAAGGCTTTACGGTCACTTGGGCCAAAGATGCGGCCCAAGCTATTTTAAAAACAAAGACCAATGTTTTTGACCTGGCCATTTTGGATGTAATGCTCCCGGACATGGACGGATTTGAACTGTCCCAAAAAATAAAATCGATCAACCCGGAACTCCCATTTATATTTTTGACCGCACGGTCGCTGAAAATAGATGTGCTAAAAGGATTCTCCCTTGGAGCCGTGGACTATCTTAAAAAACCTATT from Flagellimonas oceani encodes the following:
- a CDS encoding GumC family protein, with the translated sequence MNNSELDLKELINSYLKHWKWFVLSVIIFGLLAYTYLRYTIPQYSASAKIQILEDKNATSELSMLQDLDVFSKGGNTKMEDEIELLKARQNFIQVVKKLKLNVQYFVLGNIRDSEIYGKEFPFNINFISPDSVVNKSKHSFYVDLDSDTSFQYGEEEDEPFKQYDFGTKIQTKIGNIILLPNANSLNQYKGKRLKVVINPIPEVVGSFRDKIVMASAEKSNIISLSLTDPNQKRAIDVINELILTNNENAVADKKAIADRTTKFINDRITEIYSNLSTVDESAESFKESRGIADLGSQSNVNFNQSAASEQQLQEASIQLNIANSMQDLINDQNGYDIIPTNVGLNDAGISNAAQRYNELVAQRNRLLESSNEKNPVIVKLDQQLESLRRGMQSSLNNVTNNLDLQVNSLSKQLSQINSRIYAAPSNERALRDISRKQQTTESLYLYLLQKREESQITFASAAPKSKIVDAAYGSGLPISPNRKIVFLSAIIIGLLVPFSIIYVKDSLNNKIQNKVGLEKLISSSSSTSVLAELPAIGKKDSKLISGDDRSVLGESLRILRTNLDYLLKRKPTSSGSVVLITSSVSGEGKTFVSSNLSTVLASTKKKVLLVGADIRNPKLHDFYKNLDKGGKQMKSRDYTGLTEYLYNDEVKVENIVTPTILAENKIDIVFSGKIPPNPAELLMSDRLQDFFEYARKNYDYIIVDSAPMIAVTDTLLISDYADQILYVTKAGFTERKVLEYPVKLVEEEKIKNMSFIVNGVKESELGYGGKYGYGYGKTVKQWWKFA
- a CDS encoding polysaccharide biosynthesis protein, with translation MIKDFLNGKGKRYASKWTVLLIDISIVSFSFILAYIIRFNLSFNFDVQRLSIQLPIIMVLFLLSFLIVGSYKGVVRHTGIKDVYAIFNAVCLASIGAIAVVMLNRYLDFVEGFTIPLSIIIINSLLTFVALAASRYVFKISYESLMKRGQAPSKNLMIYGAGESGIITYNTLTNHSKMGVKVVGFVDNNLQKVGKQINGVKVYDKSILTEDFVKFNNISEVIFSIQSISPKQLRVLVNEIVDLPVKVKIVPPVEDWINGELKVSQIKRVQIEDLLDRPPIEIKNSKVVKDFDDKVIMVTGGAGSIGSELVRQICKYNYRSLIVVDQAESALYDLQQELKQAGFFNFVPIVGDIRDKNKMRVLFDQYRPDRIFHAAAYKHVPLMEQNPYEAVKINVAGTKTIVDLAFEYEVEKFVFVSTDKAVNPTNIMGATKRIAEMYISCRQQEGKTKFITTRFGNVLGSNGSVIPLFRKQIEKGGPLTVTHKDITRYFMTIPEASQLVLEAGAMGKGGEIFIFDMGESVKIMDLAKNMIRLSGLHYPDDIDIQITGLRPGEKLYEELLANGENTLPTYHDKIMISKVREINYPKIRTMIDELCISNLFFKDNVVQLMKSIVPEYISNNSDFCKLDENTSTLNGKESTKVQYPQLNN
- a CDS encoding sensor histidine kinase encodes the protein MLTKRNLYVIVFIIAVVGLLVVQYQYLRVGLGLAKAQFSEKMDRARDNINSELSEVNSLTYTLGNAIRKDTSEVKIGLDSLQKASQYYLNDYISYQLNVSGIDAPFSYTLYSRDSITYLSSVRPHLKAQEHLTYPIKVKGYLPELLQKEIVLEIGFEDLNKYFLGQLRGLILPGLLFLLMIIVVVIWVLRSFYLQRSINTTTNDFINNLTHELKTPVFSIGLASKILEEDVPDNKKAVVELIRTESNRLKKHIDKVLELASMESGKNMLQFQEMDFKPELERICESFQLLAEHEGIHFEPQLENGPYFIKAEKFHLENVVGNLLENAKKYSDNPKVRLKAYKQKGRLFIEISDNGQGIAKEDIGKIFRKYYRVKNGDVHKVKGYGLGLYYVQKIIKLHRGKIQVQSELGQGTTFTLSFKLTKNG
- a CDS encoding tyrosine-protein phosphatase, giving the protein MISIFHKKIFLVDYLNGLVDIHNHILPGIDDGAKTDEDSLNLIKGFSEFGVTNFICTPHIMHNYYDNTPITIKKAYDRLSMDLRKHDEIAVNLDYAAEHMIDDNFENILEDNQAMPLGKDYLLIEMSYLQPSFNFDTAVDKIAKHAYFPILAHPERYVYFHNKFGKYASMKSKGILFQLNLLSLTSKSYGGEVQKVAEKMLHEGLIDFVGSDVHNIRQLSLLKEIKVTKKLLDRLYSVIERTIQSFY
- a CDS encoding polysaccharide biosynthesis/export family protein; translated protein: MHQKIKLVCYIVMACLVFSCTSSKDVVYFQDASQFETLVDENTFTSKFKVDDLVSIHVSTLDPEASAPFNLFRGAEEGVGGSMRPEQVNYLVDEDGEIDFPVIGKVKIEGLSPAETRELLRERLKDYLKDPIINIRIRNFTVTVLGSVNRPGTYPINGEQITIMEALGYAGDINIKGRRDNVMVIRDFDGTKVYNRINLNKKEALKSPVYYLTQNDVVYVEPNKSGKTQSSLDQRASIAVSILSVLITSSVVLLTRN
- a CDS encoding DegT/DnrJ/EryC1/StrS family aminotransferase translates to METTVLKKIWLSPPHMGGNEQTYVQEAFDSNWIAPLGPNVQNFELAIEQFVGNGVRSACLSSGTAAIHLALEILGVGRGDEVICQSFTFAASANPITYLGASPVFVDSESDTWNISPNLLREAISDRIAKGRKPKAIVAVHLYGVPYKVDEIHAIANKFNIPIIEDSAEALGSTYRGFNCGSFGDIGILSFNGNKIITTSGGGALLCKDVKTKEKAVFLATQARDNAPHYQHSEIGYNYRMSNVLAGIGRGQMEVLPERVESRRRNFEFYREHLSDISGISFVKEPEWSSSNRWLTCILTPSYEFRERIRLALENENIESRPLWKPMHLQPIFEDSLSYVNGTSEDLFERGLCLPSGSSLEHNDLERICGIIKKLLK